In Aureibaculum algae, the following are encoded in one genomic region:
- a CDS encoding IS3 family transposase — protein MKTRNRAKGFASLSTIASCFGLKRDAYYKYKSRADMRLKIEQQIIEIVRKRRKSLPREGVRKLTKSLDNEFTKANLKVGRDTLFNVLRKHQMLTLRKKTSARTTNSYHRFYKYNNIIKDMEVTKPNQVWVSDITYIRTVKGFCYLALITDMHSRKIVGYDISDSLELKGCVRALNKAIYQAKNIKQLIHHSDRGIQYCSNVYTQILKRKKIDISMTEENHCYENAMAERVNGILKDEFYLDQTFDNVEHAKRAAKNAINLYNEIRLHLSLDYKTPNMVYKLSA, from the coding sequence ATTAAAACTAGAAATAGAGCTAAGGGATTTGCTTCTTTATCTACTATAGCAAGTTGTTTTGGACTTAAACGTGATGCGTATTATAAATACAAATCTAGAGCTGATATGCGTTTAAAAATAGAACAACAGATTATTGAAATTGTTAGAAAAAGACGTAAATCCCTTCCTAGAGAAGGTGTTCGAAAACTCACTAAATCATTAGATAACGAGTTTACAAAAGCCAACCTTAAAGTAGGTAGAGATACACTATTTAATGTCCTTAGAAAACACCAAATGCTAACACTTAGAAAGAAAACTAGTGCCAGAACAACCAACTCTTATCATCGGTTTTACAAGTACAATAACATTATAAAAGATATGGAAGTTACTAAACCAAATCAAGTCTGGGTCTCTGATATTACATATATTAGAACTGTAAAAGGCTTTTGTTACTTGGCTTTGATAACAGATATGCATTCCAGGAAAATTGTTGGGTATGACATAAGTGATAGCTTGGAATTAAAAGGTTGTGTAAGAGCTCTTAATAAAGCCATCTATCAAGCTAAAAACATTAAACAGCTTATTCATCATTCCGACAGAGGAATACAATATTGTAGCAATGTATACACACAAATACTCAAAAGAAAAAAGATAGATATTAGTATGACTGAAGAAAATCATTGTTACGAAAACGCAATGGCAGAACGTGTAAACGGAATTTTAAAAGACGAATTTTACTTAGACCAAACCTTTGATAACGTGGAACACGCAAAGAGAGCTGCAAAAAATGCAATTAATTTATACAACGAAATAAGATTACACTTATCTTTAGACTATAAAACACCAAATATGGTATATAAATTATCAGCTTAA
- a CDS encoding SusC/RagA family TonB-linked outer membrane protein: MRNKNYYVISMIFLLFLCLPISSYGQEKTITGKVTSSSDSQPLPGATVQIKGTTTGETTDFDGNYSIEATTGDILLFSFVGYTTQEVTVGIDNVINLTLVEDVNVLSEVIITGYGKQTRATLTTSISKLDTRILETSTRSNVGSALQGTVAGLRVTNTTGQPGSTPQIILRGGTNFGNDAPLILVDGIPSSFYGLNSDDIESIEVLKDAAATAIYGARSANGVILVTTKTGKVGKSSVNYKFRYSSNKERDDQQYIGAEDHINYNRQSIAWYRETVNNSGAFGAFLDGNQSAGTGNNSTNDPFTTQLLTSANSYLLNQPGWNSIPDILDPSQEILFYDNKGVGDRIYQDSFSKDHYLSFDGGNEKGTYYLGLGALDNDGLVLGSGFKRYSGKFSGSYNISDKFKVNSTILYSHSNLSRSPLGNDDTVFRRFQGQAATSRTYDTNADGTFSNVYSVGQNQSFGNPLYYQDKFIRKNLEQRLSASVGIDWDLLDDLTLSIDGSHFAINNHNESFNKAYRVGSTTGPLRTGREASVSLGRTLRNQLTGTLNYIKKFGYHNVNVLVGAEYYKDNYFGTSAGTRNSPTDLIQTLNAAPEADGIPYSAETEYVITSTFGRLLYDYNDKYLVSLTYRYDGSSRLGNNKFGFFPGVSLGWSAHNEDFFKNSTFSKTISKIKPRLSYGVNGNQDVLSNYGVFGSYGSQGVYNGQTGYGNTSLATLDLKWEKATTLNFGLDVSFFNDRLSLITDIYSRDIKDKLATLTLPYYTGFGGILTNNGTYRNKGFELQINGEIIKKDDFSWNVGATFTTNKNYVVNLPENDNDLNRQGGQLIWNTKTNQEEWVGGLHV, translated from the coding sequence ATGAGAAATAAAAATTATTATGTCATTTCGATGATATTTTTACTGTTTTTATGCCTTCCCATAAGTAGTTATGGTCAGGAAAAAACAATTACAGGAAAAGTAACTTCTTCTAGCGACAGCCAACCATTACCTGGGGCTACTGTGCAGATTAAAGGGACTACAACTGGTGAAACAACCGATTTTGATGGAAATTATTCTATTGAGGCAACTACAGGTGATATACTTTTATTCAGCTTTGTTGGTTATACCACTCAAGAGGTAACCGTTGGAATTGACAACGTAATTAACCTAACCTTAGTCGAAGATGTTAACGTGCTTAGTGAAGTTATTATTACAGGTTATGGAAAACAAACCAGAGCTACTTTAACTACTTCTATTTCTAAATTAGATACAAGAATATTAGAAACATCAACACGATCTAATGTCGGTTCTGCACTTCAAGGAACAGTTGCTGGTTTAAGAGTTACCAACACCACCGGACAACCGGGTTCTACGCCACAAATTATTTTACGTGGTGGTACAAATTTCGGAAATGATGCTCCTTTAATATTAGTAGATGGTATACCTAGTTCATTCTATGGTTTGAATTCTGATGACATCGAATCAATTGAGGTTTTAAAAGATGCAGCAGCAACAGCTATTTATGGGGCAAGATCTGCAAATGGTGTTATTTTAGTAACTACAAAAACAGGAAAAGTAGGTAAAAGCTCTGTAAATTATAAATTTAGATATAGTAGCAATAAAGAACGAGATGATCAGCAGTATATAGGTGCTGAAGACCATATTAATTATAATAGACAATCAATAGCGTGGTATAGAGAAACCGTAAATAACTCAGGTGCCTTTGGTGCTTTTTTGGATGGCAATCAAAGTGCGGGTACTGGAAATAATTCGACCAATGATCCTTTCACAACACAATTATTAACATCAGCGAATTCATATTTATTAAATCAGCCAGGTTGGAATTCTATTCCCGATATATTAGATCCAAGTCAGGAAATTTTATTTTATGATAACAAAGGAGTTGGGGACCGTATTTATCAAGACAGTTTCTCAAAAGACCATTATTTATCGTTTGACGGTGGAAATGAAAAAGGAACTTATTATTTGGGACTAGGTGCTTTGGATAATGATGGATTAGTTTTAGGGTCGGGTTTTAAAAGATATTCTGGTAAGTTCAGCGGTTCTTATAATATCTCAGATAAATTTAAAGTGAATTCTACAATATTATATTCACATTCTAATTTAAGCAGAAGCCCTTTAGGCAATGACGATACTGTATTTAGAAGATTTCAGGGCCAAGCGGCTACTTCTCGAACTTACGACACTAATGCTGATGGTACTTTTTCTAATGTTTATAGCGTAGGTCAAAACCAAAGTTTTGGTAACCCTTTATATTATCAAGATAAATTTATAAGAAAGAATTTAGAACAACGATTATCCGCATCTGTTGGAATTGATTGGGATCTTCTAGACGATCTAACACTATCAATAGACGGTAGTCATTTTGCCATTAACAATCATAATGAAAGTTTTAATAAAGCTTATCGTGTGGGTAGCACAACGGGGCCTTTACGTACAGGTCGTGAAGCTTCTGTTAGTTTAGGTAGAACCTTAAGAAATCAATTAACGGGTACCCTAAACTATATTAAAAAGTTTGGTTATCACAATGTGAATGTCTTGGTGGGTGCAGAATATTATAAAGATAATTATTTTGGTACTTCTGCTGGTACAAGAAATTCGCCAACTGATTTAATTCAGACCTTAAATGCTGCTCCTGAAGCAGATGGCATTCCTTATAGTGCAGAAACCGAATATGTTATAACTTCTACTTTTGGTAGATTGTTATATGACTACAATGATAAATATTTAGTTAGTCTTACCTACAGATATGATGGGTCATCAAGATTAGGAAATAACAAATTTGGTTTCTTTCCTGGTGTTTCTTTGGGTTGGAGTGCACATAATGAAGACTTCTTTAAAAATTCAACTTTTAGTAAAACAATTTCCAAAATTAAGCCTAGATTAAGTTATGGAGTTAATGGAAATCAGGATGTTTTAAGTAATTATGGTGTTTTTGGGTCTTACGGAAGTCAAGGCGTGTATAATGGGCAAACTGGATATGGAAATACAAGTTTGGCTACTTTAGATCTTAAGTGGGAAAAAGCAACTACATTGAATTTTGGTTTAGATGTCTCATTCTTCAATGATCGTTTATCACTAATAACGGATATATACTCTAGAGATATTAAGGATAAACTAGCCACCCTCACATTACCATATTATACTGGTTTTGGTGGTATATTAACAAATAATGGTACGTATAGAAATAAAGGTTTTGAACTACAGATAAATGGAGAAATAATTAAGAAAGATGATTTTAGTTGGAATGTCGGTGCAACTTTTACAACCAATAAAAATTATGTAGTTAACCTTCCTGAGAACGACAATGATCTAAACAGACAAGGAGGTCAATTGATTTGGAATACGAAAACAAATCAAGAAGAATGGGTAGGTGGTTTGCATGTCTAG
- a CDS encoding AGE family epimerase/isomerase codes for MKYSKLYKETLLKDIIPFWEKHSIDNLYGGYFTCLDTKGNVYDTDKFMWLQGRQAWTFSMLYNKVKKNESWLQIAKNGVDFLRNHGIDSRGNFYFSTTQDGKPLVKAYNIFSDCFAAMAFSQYALASGDEEVKELAIKTYYNILKRKDNPKGKYEKTTDARPLKGFSLPMILSNLVLELEDILPADEVEKTIDFSVNEVMEVFLDKKSGLIYENVRPDGSHEDSYNGRLLNPGHGIEAMWFMMDIAIRKDDQKLIERASQVIVNILEYSWDEKYGGLYYFMDVKGYPPQQLEWDQKLWWVHLESLVALSKAYELTKNPEIKKWYDKIHNYSWSHFSNPKNGEWFGYLNRQGEVLLNLKGGKWKGCFHVPRAMYQCWKSFEAIEKSIQ; via the coding sequence ATGAAATATAGTAAATTATACAAAGAAACATTGTTAAAAGACATCATTCCTTTTTGGGAAAAACATTCAATAGACAACTTATATGGTGGCTATTTTACTTGTTTAGATACGAAAGGAAATGTCTATGATACGGATAAGTTTATGTGGTTGCAGGGCAGGCAAGCGTGGACGTTTTCCATGTTGTATAATAAAGTTAAAAAGAATGAGAGTTGGTTGCAAATTGCGAAAAATGGTGTCGATTTTCTCAGAAATCACGGAATAGATTCCAGAGGAAATTTCTATTTCTCAACAACGCAAGATGGTAAACCTTTGGTAAAAGCTTATAATATTTTTTCTGATTGTTTTGCTGCCATGGCTTTTAGCCAGTATGCACTCGCTTCGGGAGATGAAGAAGTTAAAGAACTGGCTATAAAAACATATTACAATATACTTAAAAGGAAAGATAATCCTAAAGGGAAGTATGAAAAAACTACTGATGCTAGGCCTTTAAAGGGGTTTTCTTTACCAATGATTTTGTCTAATTTGGTATTGGAATTAGAAGATATTTTACCAGCTGATGAAGTGGAAAAAACAATTGATTTTAGCGTTAACGAAGTAATGGAGGTTTTCCTAGATAAAAAATCTGGATTAATTTATGAAAATGTACGTCCCGATGGCTCGCATGAAGACAGTTATAATGGACGTCTGTTAAACCCAGGTCACGGTATTGAAGCCATGTGGTTTATGATGGATATTGCCATACGAAAAGATGATCAGAAACTAATTGAAAGAGCTTCACAAGTTATTGTAAACATTTTAGAATATAGTTGGGATGAAAAGTATGGTGGTTTGTATTACTTCATGGATGTTAAAGGATATCCACCACAGCAATTAGAATGGGATCAAAAATTATGGTGGGTGCATTTAGAGAGTTTAGTGGCATTGTCAAAAGCTTATGAACTAACCAAAAACCCTGAAATCAAAAAATGGTACGATAAAATACATAACTATTCATGGAGTCATTTTTCAAACCCTAAAAACGGAGAGTGGTTTGGTTATTTAAATCGACAAGGTGAAGTCTTACTTAACTTAAAAGGTGGAAAATGGAAAGGCTGTTTTCATGTACCAAGAGCAATGTATCAGTGCTGGAAGAGTTTTGAAGCAATCGAAAAGAGTATTCAGTAG
- a CDS encoding FadR/GntR family transcriptional regulator, producing MKSKLKIAPIKNLSLVDEVEIRINRYIKDNNLKIGDSIPKELEFTEALGVSRTVVREALLRLRTIGLIDSKKHKGMVLTQPDIIENFEKAIDSNLLGEETLKDIFELRLILEMGMADLLFARKTEKDLTVLNQIVSKEEKLQQDSTIFTLDLEVAFHGKLYEISGNTTLRRFQDLLLPVFRYVHENMLPDAGNFKYSSGKFISHRDILNELIKGTPESFRVAMRQHLEPHFDKVLNTVRNQIDS from the coding sequence ATGAAGTCAAAATTGAAAATTGCACCCATAAAAAACTTGTCTTTGGTCGATGAAGTTGAGATTCGGATAAATCGATATATTAAAGACAATAATCTAAAAATCGGGGACTCAATCCCTAAGGAATTAGAGTTTACTGAAGCATTAGGCGTAAGTAGAACTGTCGTAAGAGAAGCATTATTAAGATTGAGAACCATTGGTCTTATAGATTCAAAAAAGCATAAAGGTATGGTATTAACCCAGCCTGATATTATTGAAAATTTTGAAAAAGCCATTGATTCAAATTTACTGGGAGAGGAAACCCTTAAAGATATTTTTGAGTTACGATTGATCTTAGAAATGGGTATGGCAGATTTGTTATTTGCCCGTAAAACGGAAAAAGACTTAACAGTCTTAAATCAAATAGTATCAAAAGAAGAAAAACTTCAGCAAGATTCGACAATTTTTACCCTGGATTTAGAAGTAGCATTTCATGGAAAATTGTATGAAATATCTGGTAATACTACGTTAAGACGTTTTCAGGATTTATTATTGCCTGTTTTTAGATATGTACATGAAAATATGTTGCCAGATGCCGGTAATTTTAAATATTCTTCGGGTAAATTTATTTCACATAGAGATATATTAAATGAATTAATTAAGGGCACACCAGAATCTTTTAGAGTAGCCATGCGACAGCACTTAGAGCCTCATTTTGATAAGGTTTTGAATACAGTAAGAAATCAAATAGATTCGTAA
- a CDS encoding YhcH/YjgK/YiaL family protein, whose product MIFDKIENCALYSEINARFKTAFNYIATTDLEKIELGKHAIHQEQIFALVNTYETKNNSEGFLEAHRNYIDIHIMLSGEEKIGITTLIGQSAIKKYDAKNDYELFNEKYDTITLKRGMFAMLFPSDLHKPGITISRTTKVKKLVIKVKYSHI is encoded by the coding sequence ATGATTTTCGATAAAATAGAAAACTGTGCCTTATACAGTGAAATAAATGCACGTTTTAAAACCGCATTTAATTACATCGCTACAACCGATCTAGAAAAAATCGAATTAGGAAAACATGCCATACATCAAGAACAAATTTTCGCTCTAGTAAATACATATGAAACCAAAAATAATTCAGAAGGTTTTTTAGAAGCACATCGCAACTATATAGATATTCACATAATGCTCTCTGGTGAAGAAAAAATTGGAATAACCACCTTAATTGGTCAAAGTGCGATTAAAAAATATGACGCCAAAAATGATTATGAATTATTCAACGAAAAATACGACACAATTACACTAAAAAGAGGAATGTTTGCTATGCTGTTTCCAAGCGACCTACACAAACCTGGTATTACAATTAGTCGAACTACTAAGGTTAAAAAACTTGTTATTAAAGTTAAGTATTCTCATATTTAA
- a CDS encoding GDSL-type esterase/lipase family protein has protein sequence MSLELKTINSLIKNQFVPLFRRVKGVFFNHSTNYILFLLLTFLTLTTTAQTIKVACVGNSVTFGAGIENRAKNSYPSQLQLMLGETYQVENFGFNGATLLKKGHKPYWEKEQFKKSQDFQPNIVIIHLGLNDQGNNNWPNHKDEFIANYLEMISVYQNLPSKPKVIICKMTPTFSGHHWFEEGMRENFKEIQAQIEIISDSSKVQLIDLHKKLYLFPEYFPDNLHPTKKGAALIAKQAYSAITGDFGGLQLPLLYGEKMVLQRNKPIEISGTSNANDDIKISFNGKKRLVQVSDNGKWHAIFPSMKAGGPHKLLIKSKLSEDITINEVYIGEVWLASGQSNMDWRVNQSKHAKTVLKDSLNDQIFLFSLDPKVLKDGAFTVKEQELINAEDYFKGSGWSHTNFEAIENFSAVAYAFAFNLQKELNIPIGIVCNAVGGAPTQSYISRCTMEKDHQTIDLLNDTWLNPMLDVWVANRIVNNSVDKNKMGVRHPYEPTILFDAGINPIKNFPFKGVIWYQGESNADQLVLHEKLFKMLIKDWRNQFQNPELPFYYVQLSSMERPGWEFFRDSQRRLLSIPYTGMAVSSDVGNRTDVHPKQKWVVGKRLSNIALAKTYGLNIAYSGPLLDYVNIIDNKLTVHFQFGEGLKTTDDNPVKDIEIAGADKVFKSAKSTIKKNVLEVWHPEINNPRFIRYGYSPFTEGNLTNKSGLPASTFSNLTGL, from the coding sequence ATGAGTTTAGAATTGAAAACAATAAACAGTTTAATAAAAAACCAATTTGTTCCCCTCTTCAGAAGGGTTAAGGGTGTGTTTTTTAACCATTCAACAAATTATATTCTATTCCTTCTTCTCACCTTCCTAACACTCACAACTACTGCCCAAACCATCAAAGTTGCTTGTGTAGGCAATAGTGTAACGTTCGGAGCAGGTATCGAAAATAGGGCGAAAAATTCTTACCCCTCACAACTGCAATTAATGCTAGGCGAAACTTATCAAGTTGAGAACTTCGGTTTTAATGGGGCTACCCTACTTAAAAAGGGGCATAAACCGTATTGGGAAAAAGAACAATTTAAAAAGTCACAAGATTTTCAGCCGAATATCGTCATTATTCATTTGGGATTAAATGATCAAGGAAATAATAATTGGCCAAATCATAAAGACGAATTTATAGCGAATTATTTAGAGATGATAAGCGTTTATCAAAACCTACCTTCCAAACCAAAAGTTATTATCTGTAAAATGACACCTACTTTTTCAGGACACCACTGGTTTGAAGAAGGTATGCGTGAAAACTTTAAGGAAATTCAAGCCCAAATTGAAATAATTTCAGATTCTTCTAAAGTGCAATTGATTGATTTACACAAAAAGTTATATCTCTTTCCAGAATATTTCCCAGACAATTTACATCCTACAAAAAAAGGAGCAGCACTTATTGCCAAACAAGCCTACAGTGCCATAACTGGTGATTTTGGTGGTCTACAATTACCTTTATTATATGGTGAAAAAATGGTTTTACAACGCAACAAACCTATTGAAATTTCAGGAACCTCCAACGCTAATGACGATATTAAAATCTCTTTTAACGGAAAGAAAAGACTAGTCCAAGTTTCAGATAACGGAAAATGGCACGCTATTTTTCCTAGCATGAAAGCTGGCGGACCACATAAATTATTGATAAAATCGAAATTATCAGAAGATATAACAATCAATGAAGTCTATATTGGTGAAGTCTGGTTGGCATCAGGACAATCTAATATGGATTGGCGAGTAAATCAATCTAAACATGCCAAAACCGTTTTAAAAGATTCCCTAAATGATCAAATATTCTTATTTTCTTTAGATCCAAAAGTTTTAAAAGATGGAGCGTTTACAGTAAAAGAACAAGAGTTAATTAATGCTGAAGATTATTTTAAAGGATCCGGTTGGTCACATACCAACTTTGAGGCCATCGAGAATTTTTCGGCAGTAGCCTATGCTTTTGCATTTAATTTACAAAAGGAGCTTAACATTCCTATTGGTATAGTTTGCAATGCGGTAGGTGGAGCACCTACACAAAGCTATATCAGCAGATGTACTATGGAAAAAGATCATCAAACGATTGATTTACTTAATGATACATGGTTAAACCCTATGCTAGATGTATGGGTGGCAAATAGAATAGTGAATAATAGTGTCGATAAAAATAAGATGGGAGTTCGTCATCCTTACGAACCTACTATTTTGTTTGACGCGGGCATAAACCCCATTAAGAATTTTCCTTTTAAAGGTGTAATTTGGTATCAGGGAGAATCAAATGCAGATCAATTAGTTTTGCATGAAAAATTGTTCAAAATGTTAATTAAAGATTGGAGAAACCAGTTTCAAAATCCTGAATTGCCCTTTTATTATGTGCAATTGAGTAGTATGGAAAGACCTGGTTGGGAGTTTTTTAGAGATTCACAACGTCGACTATTATCAATTCCATATACAGGAATGGCTGTAAGTTCAGATGTGGGTAATCGCACCGATGTGCATCCAAAACAGAAATGGGTGGTTGGTAAGAGATTATCAAACATTGCCTTGGCTAAAACCTATGGTCTAAACATAGCTTACTCCGGACCCTTGTTGGATTATGTGAATATTATTGACAATAAATTAACTGTGCATTTTCAATTTGGAGAGGGGTTAAAAACTACTGATGATAATCCAGTTAAGGATATTGAAATTGCTGGAGCCGATAAAGTTTTTAAATCTGCCAAAAGCACAATAAAAAAAAATGTTTTAGAAGTTTGGCATCCAGAAATTAATAACCCAAGATTTATTAGATATGGTTACTCGCCTTTTACAGAAGGTAATTTAACCAATAAAAGCGGATTACCTGCCTCAACTTTTTCAAATCTTACTGGATTATGA
- a CDS encoding transposase, with product MYKNDKVIRRYSEPFKLKILDELSKGKHTKSELCKLYSIAPTTVNEWIKKYNRKDLMNTRVKVETKDEISRIKALQKENEKLKKLLLKKDLDAMVEESYLEVAAEKLGYKNVQQLKKKLNI from the coding sequence ATGTATAAAAATGACAAAGTAATTAGACGGTATTCAGAACCTTTTAAACTAAAAATTCTGGATGAACTTAGTAAAGGTAAGCACACAAAGAGCGAACTTTGTAAACTCTATTCTATTGCACCTACAACGGTCAATGAGTGGATTAAAAAGTATAATCGTAAAGACTTAATGAACACCAGAGTAAAAGTGGAAACAAAAGACGAAATATCTAGAATTAAAGCACTACAAAAAGAGAATGAAAAGCTTAAAAAGCTTCTACTTAAAAAGGATCTGGATGCTATGGTAGAAGAATCTTACCTTGAAGTAGCAGCTGAAAAACTAGGCTATAAAAATGTTCAGCAACTTAAAAAAAAACTCAATATCTAG
- a CDS encoding dihydrodipicolinate synthase family protein yields the protein MKIKNLIAATYAPMHKDQSLNLQVISSYNAFLKTNKVTGAFVNGSTGDFASLSVEERKQIITEWSKHRSDNFVLINHVGHTSLKVAKDLAAHSADKVDAIATLSPFYFKPPTLESLVYYCAEIAKSAPDLPFYYYHIPVLTGADFKMIDFLPMAIDKIPNFAGLKFTKNDLIDYNYCLNYNNKESNVLFGVDEILLSSLPLGATGWVGSTYNQMAPLYYKIIEAFKAGNMELASELQRKAALFVDILNAKGGFNGVAKGFMKTLGVDCGPSRYPHATLSDADYKIIQKELDAVGYKGLLSKN from the coding sequence ATGAAAATAAAAAATCTAATAGCGGCTACCTACGCCCCTATGCATAAAGACCAATCGTTAAATTTACAGGTTATATCCTCGTATAATGCGTTTTTAAAAACCAATAAAGTAACGGGAGCTTTCGTAAATGGCTCAACTGGTGATTTTGCTTCACTTTCTGTTGAAGAACGCAAACAAATTATTACAGAATGGTCTAAGCATCGTTCTGATAATTTTGTTTTGATAAACCATGTCGGCCATACGAGTCTAAAAGTGGCAAAGGATTTGGCTGCACATTCTGCGGATAAAGTGGATGCAATTGCTACGCTTTCTCCTTTTTATTTTAAACCACCAACGTTAGAAAGTTTAGTGTATTATTGTGCTGAAATAGCAAAAAGTGCACCTGATTTGCCATTTTACTATTATCATATTCCCGTGTTGACAGGAGCGGATTTTAAAATGATAGATTTCCTACCAATGGCAATTGATAAAATTCCAAATTTTGCTGGTTTAAAATTTACTAAAAACGATTTGATTGATTATAACTACTGCTTAAATTATAATAATAAAGAAAGTAATGTGCTTTTTGGTGTTGATGAAATTCTACTTTCTAGCTTACCATTGGGAGCCACAGGTTGGGTAGGCAGTACATATAATCAAATGGCACCTCTATATTATAAAATTATTGAAGCCTTTAAAGCTGGAAACATGGAGCTCGCCTCTGAATTACAAAGAAAAGCAGCTCTTTTTGTCGATATTTTAAATGCTAAAGGCGGCTTTAACGGAGTAGCCAAAGGTTTTATGAAAACATTGGGTGTTGATTGCGGTCCAAGTAGATATCCACATGCAACTTTATCAGATGCTGATTACAAAATCATTCAAAAAGAGTTGGATGCAGTTGGGTATAAAGGCTTGTTGAGCAAAAATTGA
- a CDS encoding RagB/SusD family nutrient uptake outer membrane protein, translated as MKKYIYILIALVMFSSCESELELTSPSELTASGFWDTETGARTAHTGLYGDLRSSNANFWLLGEMRSDIWGGRTYESPSNESLIESNITVSTAPFGGWAGIYSNIHKVNDFLINISNISFVNEDDKNHLIGQAYGLRALYYYTLLKTWGDVPLITEPLNNVDPSSLSKPRSPQSEVMTLIKSDIEASLSNFGTDDSFFNGSNVYWSKAATLALKGDVFIWSGNLLGGGTSDLTIAKSALEQIASLGVELAPNYNDLWGASNEGNSEFIFAIDYAQDEASNLYNSLTGRSTEINPQFDQDGNSMSSFVISGANRYGQSEKTILLLDDNDDSRKAATFIRLYTDGVGYPTYNEPTYFGSIFNKFLGRVDGSERIFDSNIPVYRYADVILMIAEAKNLLGEDPSDEINEIRQRAYGANYVAATHEYTNGSQTANANAILNERYKEFIGEGKRWWDLRRAGNNYVINEVPFLNSGDEYKLLLPITTDMIGRNPALDQTQGYN; from the coding sequence ATGAAAAAATATATTTATATACTAATTGCTTTAGTTATGTTCAGTTCTTGCGAAAGTGAACTGGAATTAACAAGCCCGAGTGAATTAACCGCATCTGGATTTTGGGATACGGAAACTGGTGCAAGAACTGCACATACTGGCCTGTATGGAGATTTAAGATCATCAAATGCCAACTTTTGGTTATTAGGAGAAATGAGAAGTGATATTTGGGGTGGTCGTACTTATGAATCTCCTTCAAACGAATCGCTTATAGAATCAAACATTACAGTATCAACCGCACCTTTTGGTGGTTGGGCTGGGATATATTCTAATATTCATAAAGTGAATGACTTTTTGATAAATATATCTAACATAAGTTTTGTAAATGAGGATGATAAAAACCATTTAATTGGTCAGGCATATGGCTTAAGAGCATTGTACTACTACACCTTGTTAAAAACTTGGGGAGATGTACCTCTAATTACAGAGCCTCTTAACAATGTAGATCCATCTTCATTAAGTAAGCCTAGATCTCCTCAAAGCGAAGTAATGACCTTAATTAAATCAGATATTGAAGCATCTTTAAGTAATTTTGGTACTGATGATAGTTTTTTTAATGGTAGCAACGTCTATTGGTCAAAAGCAGCAACATTGGCTTTAAAAGGTGATGTATTTATTTGGTCAGGTAATCTTTTAGGTGGAGGCACGTCAGATTTAACTATAGCGAAGTCTGCCTTAGAACAAATTGCTTCTTTAGGTGTTGAATTAGCTCCAAATTATAATGATTTATGGGGAGCGTCTAATGAAGGAAATAGTGAGTTTATCTTTGCTATAGACTATGCTCAAGATGAAGCTTCAAATCTTTACAATAGTTTAACAGGAAGAAGTACTGAGATTAATCCTCAATTTGATCAAGATGGCAATTCAATGTCGAGTTTTGTAATTTCGGGAGCCAATAGATATGGACAATCTGAAAAAACCATTTTATTATTGGATGATAATGACGATAGCCGAAAAGCTGCAACTTTTATTAGATTATATACGGATGGCGTTGGATACCCAACCTATAATGAACCTACCTATTTTGGTTCTATCTTTAATAAATTTTTAGGTCGTGTTGATGGGTCAGAACGTATTTTTGACAGTAATATTCCGGTGTACAGATATGCTGATGTTATTTTAATGATTGCTGAAGCCAAAAATTTATTAGGAGAAGATCCTTCAGATGAAATCAATGAAATCAGACAAAGAGCTTATGGTGCAAATTATGTAGCTGCAACTCACGAATATACAAACGGTTCTCAAACTGCCAATGCCAATGCTATTTTGAATGAGCGTTATAAAGAATTTATTGGAGAAGGTAAACGCTGGTGGGACTTACGTAGAGCAGGCAATAATTACGTAATTAATGAAGTTCCTTTTTTAAATTCAGGTGATGAGTATAAACTACTTTTGCCAATTACCACTGATATGATTGGAAGAAATCCTGCATTAGATCAGACACAAGGGTATAATTAA